The sequence TGTAACGAGTTACTAGGAGTTTCAATAGTTAGGATTTGACCAGCTGAAGTGGTTTTATACAACTTGTTCTATTAACCAAAGTATTCTGCTGAAATTCTTCTTGAATAAAGAATAAGATGAGAAGAAAGACGGTCTTCAAACTTTCATaaaatttcttgtattatttacTCTGTGCTGCTTACTTTTGCTTTTTGTTTATCTTGgatcttattattttatcagaTGGCTCTGTATTGTTGTTCACTTAGTCAAACAAACTCTTTTCAAACAtagaaaatatttcttttagttGTCTGCTGCATTAAACTGGATTGAAAACTTGATTTAGCGACTTGCCTAATTAAAAGCATGAAAATAACCATTAGATTAACTCAAAGCTTTACCGATATTTGCTTGCTTATTAAGAATAATACCTTCCCTTAAGAGCTGGTTTTGGTTTCAAAACCATCGAGAGATGGAGCCAAAAAGATTTGTTTTTGGTGCCACTCCGATAATTTTCTTGCTTGCGCTTCCTCTAATTTGTGTTGGGATTGATTTCTTTTGGGGAAATAATATCCCTTTCGATCGGTGTAGGCCAACAATTTCTACATTGAATTTAgttctgtttttttttattcttaaaatctgaaaacataGTCAACGTAAtgaaatttttacaaattttgtCAGGGATGCGATACTTTTCTGGTATAGAACAAAGCTCCGTCGGCGAGAAGATTATCAAGCAAACAGCTGAAGATCAAGAATTCATACGGTTTCATCTATCCAGACTAGTAAGAGGTCCCCCATGATTCTtcatcctttttttttcttgtaaattttttttaaggaagAAGATTTTCTTGATCTGGGATTTGCTGAAAAAGAGAACTCAATTGATGCAGGTGAAGATAGAAAAAATCTTGAATCTACAGGCTTTGCATGTGACAGAACATATCACTCTGTGGTATGTGTAGTGAATCAGCCCGTAAAAATCGACACCAGGAACATGACTATCTACACACAGTCGGCCCCAAATCGGATTCAAGAAACTGTCATCCGTCCTCATGCAAGACAAGAAGGTATTCCACCAGGAATCACACCAGTTCATGTCCTTCAAATTGGCAACTCAACACCACCGGTTTGCGAATTCGAGCACGTTGACCCTGCTGTGATTTTTTCTTCCGGAGCCATCGGAAATGTTTTCCATGAGATGAATGAAATCATCATCCCTTTGTTCATTACAGCGAAACATTTTGAATCCCGGGTGGTTTTGGTACTCGAGGATTATAATCCAAAACTTATGAGTCAATATGGTAAAGTCTTGTCGAGTTTAACGAGACACCAGGTGCTGAATCCAGCTATAAACAGCAGCGTGCATTGCTTTCCAGGCTCCGTGGTCGGGTTACGATACCACGACAATCTTGCTTTGAATTCCAGCGAAATTCCAGGAGGGTATTCAATGACTAGTTTCAAGGATTTTCTGAGAAAAGCTTATAGTTTGAAATTCAGCCATGTTTCTCAAATACCAAAACCAACGCTAATGCTGTTGTCCCGTACCAACTCGAGACGGTTCTTGAATGAAGATGAAATGATCCAGCTGATTAAAGAACTGGGATTCGATCTAATCGTTGTAAAAAGATTGAAAACCGTGTCGAATTTGGATAAATTTGTTCAGATGATAAACTCATGCAGTGTCCTGGTTGGGGCACATGGTGCAGGTTTGACTAATGAGATTTTCTTGCCCACCGGGGCAGTGATGATTCAGGTTGAACTCTTAGGCACGGAGTGGGCGTCGAATACGTACTATGGTGACACGGCACGTGCAATGGGGGTGCATTATTTACGCTACAAGATCGAGCCGGAGGAGAGCTCGTTGGCCAGAATATACAGCCGGGATGATTAGGTGTTCACCGATCAGGGATCTTTGTTTAGGAAAGGTGGATACAGAGCTGCAAGAAAGGTATATCTTGATATGCAGAATGTGAGGCTGAATCTTGTGAGGTTTAGGCAGACACTTGTTGAAGCATTTAGTCTTGTTactgattatcgataattcgTCTGATTGTttggatgaatttcaaattcacttcTTACCGATTCATTCAGACGTAATGttcattataatatatttgaaatactcACGAGATGTGTTGTGAATCATTTCAAATCAAGATGAAATTTTTTCTCGAATCGAATTCATCTTTGAAATCCATTCAACCTCGCACTTTTTGTCTCTACACtttaattaaactattttacGTAATTAGTGCTTATCGCAAAACTTACCGGTAAAGACTAATTTTGTGATTCTTATTAAACTTTAGGGACAAAAGAgtttataaaatattagaaactaaaaatattatagctatTATAAGAGAAATAAATTAGTCAGTATTTACGAtgtaaatttatctttttatcatatatttatatttattattatataagcactataaaattgtattaatttttatataaattttgtacaaaagaaaaatcgtgtaagaagatggaaaatcattaaatattatacttagaaattaatttaacaaataatttttaaaatttaaaaattatagataatggaattaattttataaaaaattcttTTGTAGATACTAATTTTGTTAattgaattattaattttgtttcaatttttacacatataaatttacattttcttaaatattaaGACAATAGTATTAAATTTCCAAACTCGGTTAAATAAAGAAATTAATATAGagtttagttatttttaaatcaagTAATCATATTTGtctttgaaattaaaaattatttttgataatttggatttttatgataaatttgaaagaaatggaatttttttatataaaataatccaTAAGGATTGGAAGcttaaagatataatttttttgtggtACTTTTGGttatctttatttattattcatTATATATTCACGattaatatatctttaaaatattaaattaaatatcttgaatatatatttaaaatattaaattaaataaaatttcccATTGTAAATAGAATGTTACCGACACGATCAGATCGGACTGAACCAGACCAAATTTAAGCAATTTTGGATGATAAAGTATCAGAACCAAATCAATCTGATAGCATACCGAATTAAACTAGTTCCAGTGTCAGTTTGAAAATGTCTTAAGTTTTTGTGATAACAAAAAATATCGAGTTGTTTCATATTCCAGCTACTATTTACGagcaaggttctaaaaagcgtgaagcgccCCGAAACGCAgatgtcgagctccaagcttttcaattttaagcgagattagcacatgcttaagcgtgaaaaagcttttttttttatctttggtgtaattataattatcgcaaaccaataaatagataaaataatacataaatatgataaatttaattctgatgcattaattttcatatttataaaatcataaaaatatcaaaattacaatctttatttgtttttgcaactagaccacattaaaaatgttaaatatttgtcaaatcattatcagacacgcttaatcataattaaaattaaaaataaacatctaaattataaacttaatttattattttaaaataaaaagcatatcttcaaaataaaaaaaattaaaaataaatagatgcgattaattgtgtttaagcacgcttaattaaacacattaattatgtttaattagTTTGACCGCTTTTTTCCGCTTTCTTCGAAGCGGGGCGTTTTTGCTGAGCTTCAAGCgcgctttttagaacactgtttACGAGTATTACATGTTTCTAGCTGAACAATATAAAGTCAACTCAGACAAGGCTTAGTTTCAGCTCAAGCTGCGTTCAAGACTTCAACGAGACCGCATTAGATATTCTTACCGCAAATTGATCTTTAGTTGATATTGTTCGTGCATTCAAGTCTATATGACCGCTATCACATCAACTTTATAAGTATTTTTGACTTGTCAATGCACATCTTTCGACATTGTCTTATTAACAAGAATATTCCCTAAAAGGACAAGAATATGGAGCAAAGTCTCTCTTTCTTATCAACTTTTCAGACGTCGTTGGTTACTATACTTGGAAGAATTTACTGATACATTTATTACGTTGTACTATGAACAGAAAGGAAACTAGAGTCGAATTACTTTATGTCAGAAGCCAGTACACATGAACGTTGATGATCGTATAACCGTTGGAGAAGAATTGTATAAACAGGCAGATTCAGATTGAAAGAAAAACAACGGGAAACGAACTACTGATTCTATCTAAGAAACTATCTCTAAGATTTCGAGCTTTTATATCTTTCTATCTCAAGCCGTTCACTATGGCATACACTTATTTCTATATCATACTATCTAAGATCAATCTGTGTTACATTTGTAACTCTATCCGCTCAAGCTACCTGTTAAAAGAGTTGGAGTTCTGTCTATCTTAACCGAAGCTTCCATAGACAACCAGACTTG comes from Primulina huaijiensis isolate GDHJ02 chromosome 5, ASM1229523v2, whole genome shotgun sequence and encodes:
- the LOC140977877 gene encoding xylan glycosyltransferase MUCI21-like yields the protein MEPKRFVFGATPIIFLLALPLICVGIDFFWGNNIPFDRWMRYFSGIEQSSVGEKIIKQTAEDQEFIRFHLSRLVRGEDRKNLESTGFACDRTYHSVVCVVNQPVKIDTRNMTIYTQSAPNRIQETVIRPHARQEGIPPGITPVHVLQIGNSTPPVCEFEHVDPAVIFSSGAIGNVFHEMNEIIIPLFITAKHFESRVVLVLEDYNPKLMSQYGKVLSSLTRHQVLNPAINSSVHCFPGSVVGLRYHDNLALNSSEIPGGYSMTSFKDFLRKAYSLKFSHVSQIPKPTLMLLSRTNSRRFLNEDEMIQLIKELGFDLIVVKRLKTVSNLDKFVQMINSCSVLVGAHGAGLTNEIFLPTGAVMIQVELLGTEWASNTYYGDTARAMGVHYLRYKIEPEESSLARIYSRDD